In Chlamydia serpentis, the following are encoded in one genomic region:
- the def gene encoding peptide deformylase — protein MIRRLEYYGSPILRKKSVLITEITDEIQNLVRDMCDTMEAHRGVGLAAPQVGKNISLFVMCVERESLDGELIFCESPRVFINPTLSNPSETLVIGREGCLSIPGLRGEVFRPKNITVTAMDLNGKTFTENLEGFTARIIMHETDHLNGILYIDLMEEPRDPKKFKAALEKIKRRYNSHLSKEEIVS, from the coding sequence CTGTTTTAATTACAGAGATTACAGATGAAATTCAAAATCTTGTTAGAGATATGTGTGATACTATGGAAGCCCATAGAGGGGTAGGCCTCGCTGCCCCCCAAGTAGGAAAAAATATCAGCCTATTTGTTATGTGTGTAGAGAGAGAGAGCCTAGATGGAGAATTGATTTTTTGTGAGTCTCCGAGGGTATTTATCAATCCGACTCTGTCTAATCCTTCTGAAACACTGGTAATAGGTAGAGAAGGATGCCTTTCAATTCCTGGACTACGGGGCGAAGTATTTCGTCCTAAAAACATTACAGTGACTGCTATGGATCTTAATGGAAAGACGTTTACCGAGAATTTAGAAGGATTTACTGCTCGTATCATTATGCACGAAACAGACCATCTTAATGGAATTCTCTATATTGACCTTATGGAAGAACCTCGAGATCCAAAGAAATTTAAAGCTGCTTTAGAGAAAATTAAGCGTCGTTATAACTCACATTTGAGTAAAGAGGAAATTGTTTCTTAA
- the rnhC gene encoding ribonuclease HIII → MSTPFVITLTTSAQNNLRTQLEEKDFTFSQPQNTIFQAQSKSVTCTLYSSGKLVIQGKGAQEFIEFFLEPEVLHRFTHTALEQDLRPRLGVDESGKGDFFGPLCIAGVYADQSEILKKLYDSNVQDSKNLKDSKIISLARIIRSLCVCDLIILYPEKYNELYRKFHNLNKLLAWAHATIINNLAPRPSGDVFAISDQFASSKQTLLNALKQKATDISVIQKTHAEQDVIVAAASIIARDAFVNSIQKLEQKYQLQLPKGSGSNVKETAKVIAKQRGKDFLEKISKTHFKTFEEI, encoded by the coding sequence ATGTCAACACCCTTTGTTATTACTTTAACAACCTCTGCTCAAAATAATTTAAGAACTCAACTGGAAGAAAAAGATTTCACCTTTTCTCAGCCACAAAATACTATATTTCAAGCTCAGTCTAAATCTGTTACCTGTACCCTATATTCCTCAGGTAAACTTGTTATACAGGGTAAGGGAGCTCAAGAATTTATAGAATTTTTCCTGGAACCTGAAGTTTTGCACAGATTTACTCATACCGCCTTAGAACAAGATCTTCGCCCACGATTAGGAGTAGATGAATCTGGGAAAGGAGATTTTTTTGGTCCCCTATGTATAGCAGGAGTCTATGCTGATCAATCTGAGATTTTAAAAAAACTTTATGATAGTAACGTTCAAGACTCTAAAAATCTTAAAGATAGTAAAATTATTTCCTTAGCACGGATCATACGCTCGTTATGTGTCTGTGATCTAATCATCTTGTATCCAGAAAAATACAACGAGCTGTATAGAAAATTTCATAACTTAAATAAGCTTCTTGCTTGGGCTCACGCTACTATTATCAATAACTTAGCACCCAGGCCTTCGGGAGATGTATTTGCAATTTCAGATCAGTTTGCATCTTCCAAACAGACTTTACTCAATGCTCTCAAGCAAAAAGCAACCGACATTTCTGTGATACAAAAAACCCACGCAGAACAAGATGTTATTGTAGCCGCAGCTTCGATAATAGCTCGGGACGCATTTGTAAATTCAATACAAAAACTAGAACAAAAATATCAGTTGCAGCTTCCTAAAGGTTCGGGAAGTAACGTTAAAGAAACAGCAAAGGTAATTGCCAAACAAAGAGGGAAAGATTTTTTAGAAAAGATTAGTAAAACACATTTTAAAACTTTTGAAGAAATATAG
- a CDS encoding helix-turn-helix domain-containing protein produces the protein MKEHIHKELLHLGEIFRVSRESQSLSLKDVEAATSIRYSCLEAIEQGYLGKLISPIYAQGFIKKYATYLGLDGETILQEHPYVMKIFKDFSEHNMEMLLDLESMGGRNSPERAIHSWSNLWWAGLIVLGGISIWWLGSLFSVF, from the coding sequence ATGAAGGAACACATACATAAAGAACTTCTACATCTAGGCGAGATTTTTCGTGTGTCAAGAGAGTCTCAATCACTATCATTAAAAGATGTAGAAGCTGCAACTTCGATACGTTATTCTTGTTTAGAAGCTATTGAACAGGGATATTTAGGCAAGTTAATTTCCCCAATTTATGCTCAAGGATTTATTAAAAAGTATGCTACTTATCTTGGATTGGATGGCGAAACTATTTTACAAGAACATCCCTATGTAATGAAAATTTTCAAGGACTTTTCAGAGCATAATATGGAAATGCTTTTGGACCTTGAGTCCATGGGGGGGAGGAATTCTCCTGAAAGAGCTATTCATTCTTGGTCAAACCTTTGGTGGGCAGGATTAATTGTTTTAGGGGGAATTTCCATATGGTGGTTAGGGTCTCTGTTTTCTGTTTTTTAA